In a single window of the Maniola jurtina chromosome 4, ilManJurt1.1, whole genome shotgun sequence genome:
- the LOC123864967 gene encoding NEDD8-conjugating enzyme Ubc12: MIKLFSLKQQKKDEEGSARAGGSQKKASAAQLRITKDLNELNLPKTCSTEFPDPDDLLNFKLIICPDEGFYKGGRFVFSFKVGPNYPHEPPKVKCETAVYHPNIDLEGNVCLNILREDWKPVLTVNSIVYGLQYLFLEPNPEDPLNKEAADELQSNRRLFEQHVQRAMRGGYVGSSYFERCLK, translated from the exons ATGATTaaacttttttcattaaaacaacaaaaaaaagatGAAGAAGGCTCGGCTCGGGCAGGGGGTTCACAAAAAAAAGCATCAGCAGCGCAATTGCGGATCACAAAAG ATTTAAATGAGTTGAATCTTCCTAAAACATGTAGCACAGAGTTCCCAGATCCAGATGATTTActtaatttcaaattaatcaTATGCCCAGATGAAGGCTTTTATAAAGGAGGAAGATTTGTATTTAGTTTTaag GTAGGACCAAACTATCCACATGAACCGCCCAAAGTGAAATGTGAAACAGCTGTGTACCACCCTAATATAGACTTGGAAGGCAATGTGTGCCTAAATATATTACGAGAAGACTGGAAACCAGTGCTCACAGTCAACTCTATAGTTTATGGATTGCAGTATTTATTCTTG GAACCAAACCCTGAAGACCCACTAAACAAAGAAGCTGCCGACGAACTCCAAAGCAACCGACGACTGTTCGAACAGCACGTACAAAGGGCGATGCGAGGCGGCTACGTCGGCTCCTCCTACTTCGAACGCTGCCTCAAATGA